The following proteins are encoded in a genomic region of Dasypus novemcinctus isolate mDasNov1 chromosome 21, mDasNov1.1.hap2, whole genome shotgun sequence:
- the KCNJ12 gene encoding ATP-sensitive inward rectifier potassium channel 12 isoform X2, translating into MTAASRANPYSIVSSEEDGLRLVTMSGANGFGNGKVHTRRRARSRFVKKNGQCNIEFANMDEKSQRYLADMFTTCVDIRWRYLLLVFSLAFLASWLLFGVIFWVIAVAHGDLEPAAAEDRGRTPCVLQVHGFMAAFLFSIETQTTIGYGLRCVTEECPVAVFMVVAQSIVGCIIDSFMIGAIMAKMARPKKRAQTLLFSHNAVVALRDGKLCLMWRVGNLRKSHIVEAHVRAQLIKPRVTEEGEYIPLDQIDIDVGFDKGLDRIFLVSPITILHEIDEASPLFGISRQDLETDDFEIVVILEGMVEATAMTTQARSSYLASEILWGHRFEPVLFEEKSQYKIDYAHFHKTYEVPSTPRCSAKDLVENKFLLPGASSFCYENELAFLSRDEDEEDDGAGRGDGLGPQNRHEFDRLQAGGGALEQRPYRRESEI; encoded by the coding sequence atgACCGCGGCCAGCCGGGCCAACCCCTACAGCATCGTGTCCTCCGAGGAGGACGGGCTGCGCCTGGTCACCATGTCGGGCGCCAACGGCTTCGGCAACGGCAAGGTGCACACGCGGCGCCGAGCCCGCAGCCGCTTCGTCAAGAAGAACGGCCAGTGCAACATCGAGTTCGCCAACATGGACGAGAAGTCCCAGCGCTACCTGGCCGACATGTTCACCACCTGCGTGGACATCCGCTGGCGCTACCTGCTGCTCGTCTTCTCGCTGGCCTTCCTCGCCTCCTGGCTGCTGTTTGGCGTCATCTTCTGGGTCATCGCCGTGGCCCACGGGGACCTGGAGCCGGCGGCGGCCGAGGACCGGGGCCGCACGCCCTGCGTCCTGCAGGTGCACGGCTTCATGGCGGCCTTCCTCTTCTCCATCGAGACGCAGACCACCATCGGCTACGGGCTGCGCTGCGTGACGGAGGAGTGCCCCGTGGCCGTGTTCATGGTGGTGGCCCAGTCCATCGTGGGCTGCATCATCGACTCCTTCATGATCGGCGCCATCATGGCCAAGATGGCGCGGCCCAAGAAGCGGGCGCAGACGCTGCTGTTCAGCCACAACGCCGTGGTGGCGCTGCGCGACGGCAAGCTCTGCCTCATGTGGCGCGTGGGCAACCTGCGCAAGAGCCACATCGTGGAGGCCCACGTGCGGGCGCAGCTCATCAAGCCCCGCGTCACCGAGGAGGGCGAGTACATCCCGCTGGACCAGATCGACATCGACGTGGGCTTCGACAAGGGCCTGGACCGCATCTTCCTGGTCTCGCCCATCACCATCCTGCACGAGATCGACGAGGCCAGCCCGCTCTTCGGCATCAGCCGGCAGGACCTGGAGACCGACGACTTCGAGATCGTGGTCATCCTGGAGGGCATGGTGGAGGCCACGGCCATGACCACGCAGGCCCGCAGCTCCTACCTGGCCAGCGAGATCCTCTGGGGCCACCGCTTCGAGCCGGTGCTCTTCGAGGAGAAGAGCCAGTACAAGATCGACTACGCGCATTTCCACAAGACCTACGAGGTGCCCTCCACGCCCCGCTGCAGCGCCAAGGACCTGGTGGAGAACAAGTTCCTGCTCCCCGGCGCCAGCTCCTTCTGCTACGAGAACGAGCTGGCCTTCCTGAGCCGCGACGAGGACGAGGAGGACGACGGGGCCGGCCGCGGCGACGGCCTCGGCCCCCAGAACAGGCACGAGTTTGACCGACTCCAGGCGGGGGGCGGCGCCCTGGAACAGCGGCCCTACAGGCGCGAGTCGGAGATCTGA
- the KCNJ12 gene encoding ATP-sensitive inward rectifier potassium channel 12 isoform X1, protein MHTAGCPFALPAGQPSASLVCPPVSSSTDPAVPPSRDLLPHLGREHFLGASSVPRPAPASRGPSGAPPAPPATAPPPGASLGVCQDPPTPGMTAASRANPYSIVSSEEDGLRLVTMSGANGFGNGKVHTRRRARSRFVKKNGQCNIEFANMDEKSQRYLADMFTTCVDIRWRYLLLVFSLAFLASWLLFGVIFWVIAVAHGDLEPAAAEDRGRTPCVLQVHGFMAAFLFSIETQTTIGYGLRCVTEECPVAVFMVVAQSIVGCIIDSFMIGAIMAKMARPKKRAQTLLFSHNAVVALRDGKLCLMWRVGNLRKSHIVEAHVRAQLIKPRVTEEGEYIPLDQIDIDVGFDKGLDRIFLVSPITILHEIDEASPLFGISRQDLETDDFEIVVILEGMVEATAMTTQARSSYLASEILWGHRFEPVLFEEKSQYKIDYAHFHKTYEVPSTPRCSAKDLVENKFLLPGASSFCYENELAFLSRDEDEEDDGAGRGDGLGPQNRHEFDRLQAGGGALEQRPYRRESEI, encoded by the exons ATGCACACAGCTGGCTGCCCGTTTGCTCTCCCAGCCGGCCAGCCATCTGCCAGCCTCGTCTGTCCACCCGTCTCCTCATCCACCGATCCTGCTGTTCCTCCGTCAAGAGACTTACTTCCGCACCTCGGCCGAGAGCACTTCCTGGGTGCCTCCTCTGTGCCGAGGCCTGCTCCAGCCTCGCGGGGGCCCTCAG gagcacccccagcccccccagccaCCGCCCCACCACCCGGAGCCAGCCTGGGGGTGTGCCaggacccccccacccccgggatgACCGCGGCCAGCCGGGCCAACCCCTACAGCATCGTGTCCTCCGAGGAGGACGGGCTGCGCCTGGTCACCATGTCGGGCGCCAACGGCTTCGGCAACGGCAAGGTGCACACGCGGCGCCGAGCCCGCAGCCGCTTCGTCAAGAAGAACGGCCAGTGCAACATCGAGTTCGCCAACATGGACGAGAAGTCCCAGCGCTACCTGGCCGACATGTTCACCACCTGCGTGGACATCCGCTGGCGCTACCTGCTGCTCGTCTTCTCGCTGGCCTTCCTCGCCTCCTGGCTGCTGTTTGGCGTCATCTTCTGGGTCATCGCCGTGGCCCACGGGGACCTGGAGCCGGCGGCGGCCGAGGACCGGGGCCGCACGCCCTGCGTCCTGCAGGTGCACGGCTTCATGGCGGCCTTCCTCTTCTCCATCGAGACGCAGACCACCATCGGCTACGGGCTGCGCTGCGTGACGGAGGAGTGCCCCGTGGCCGTGTTCATGGTGGTGGCCCAGTCCATCGTGGGCTGCATCATCGACTCCTTCATGATCGGCGCCATCATGGCCAAGATGGCGCGGCCCAAGAAGCGGGCGCAGACGCTGCTGTTCAGCCACAACGCCGTGGTGGCGCTGCGCGACGGCAAGCTCTGCCTCATGTGGCGCGTGGGCAACCTGCGCAAGAGCCACATCGTGGAGGCCCACGTGCGGGCGCAGCTCATCAAGCCCCGCGTCACCGAGGAGGGCGAGTACATCCCGCTGGACCAGATCGACATCGACGTGGGCTTCGACAAGGGCCTGGACCGCATCTTCCTGGTCTCGCCCATCACCATCCTGCACGAGATCGACGAGGCCAGCCCGCTCTTCGGCATCAGCCGGCAGGACCTGGAGACCGACGACTTCGAGATCGTGGTCATCCTGGAGGGCATGGTGGAGGCCACGGCCATGACCACGCAGGCCCGCAGCTCCTACCTGGCCAGCGAGATCCTCTGGGGCCACCGCTTCGAGCCGGTGCTCTTCGAGGAGAAGAGCCAGTACAAGATCGACTACGCGCATTTCCACAAGACCTACGAGGTGCCCTCCACGCCCCGCTGCAGCGCCAAGGACCTGGTGGAGAACAAGTTCCTGCTCCCCGGCGCCAGCTCCTTCTGCTACGAGAACGAGCTGGCCTTCCTGAGCCGCGACGAGGACGAGGAGGACGACGGGGCCGGCCGCGGCGACGGCCTCGGCCCCCAGAACAGGCACGAGTTTGACCGACTCCAGGCGGGGGGCGGCGCCCTGGAACAGCGGCCCTACAGGCGCGAGTCGGAGATCTGA